In a single window of the Niabella ginsenosidivorans genome:
- the hisH gene encoding imidazole glycerol phosphate synthase subunit HisH: MNGHIQNTNGSNAPSPVGKGDGVVIIKYNAGNIRSVLFALERIGVRATVTDDPEALQAADKIIFPGVGEASTAMNYLKERKLDLLIRNARQPLLGICLGMQLLCAHSEENDTQCLGIFDVPVKKFISTELKIPQMGWNTIHTKESALFRNVPQDTWCYFVHSYYATLNPETIATTSYATDFSSALHKDNFYGVQFHPEKSADAGAQILKNFLDL, encoded by the coding sequence ATGAATGGACATATTCAAAATACAAATGGCTCAAACGCCCCTTCTCCTGTGGGGAAGGGGGATGGGGTCGTCATCATAAAATACAATGCAGGCAATATCCGGTCGGTATTGTTCGCACTGGAGCGGATCGGGGTCCGGGCCACCGTAACAGATGACCCGGAAGCCCTACAGGCGGCCGATAAAATCATCTTCCCCGGTGTGGGCGAAGCCAGCACGGCCATGAATTACCTGAAGGAACGCAAGCTGGATCTGCTGATCCGGAACGCGCGGCAGCCCCTGCTGGGCATCTGCCTGGGAATGCAGCTGCTATGTGCCCATAGCGAGGAAAATGACACCCAATGCCTGGGCATTTTTGATGTGCCTGTAAAAAAATTCATCAGCACGGAATTGAAGATCCCGCAAATGGGATGGAATACCATTCATACAAAGGAAAGTGCATTATTCAGAAATGTACCGCAGGATACCTGGTGCTATTTCGTACACAGCTATTATGCAACGCTGAATCCTGAAACCATTGCTACAACAAGCTATGCAACGGACTTCAGCAGCGCCCTGCATAAGGATAATTTTTATGGCGTTCAGTTCCACCCGGAAAAAAGCGCTGATGCGGGCGCACAAATATTAAAGAATTTTTTAGACCTTTGA
- a CDS encoding KilA-N domain-containing protein: MAPQQTKETLHAKGPEIAIYTEDFKNEYISLTDIARYKSDEPFIVINNWMRGKDTIQFIGLWEQLHNKNFKPIEFDRFKKEAGFNAFTLSPQKWIEATNAIGIISRSGRYGGTFAHSDIAFEFASWVSPEFKLYIIKDYKRLKNEENSRLSLNWNLNRTISKLNYRIHTDAIKETIIPKSITKEQAAIIYAHEADVLNMALFGITAKQWRDQNKSSKGNIRDLATIEQLLVLANLESLNAEFIRMGMPQNERLIKLNRTAICQLTSLLKNNTTNQIDKR; this comes from the coding sequence ATGGCACCCCAGCAGACAAAAGAAACCCTTCATGCCAAAGGTCCTGAAATTGCGATCTATACAGAAGACTTTAAAAACGAATATATATCGCTTACGGACATTGCGCGGTATAAGAGCGATGAGCCCTTTATAGTCATCAACAACTGGATGAGAGGAAAAGACACGATCCAATTTATAGGATTATGGGAGCAATTGCATAATAAAAATTTTAAACCTATCGAATTCGATAGGTTTAAAAAAGAAGCGGGCTTTAATGCCTTTACCCTCTCTCCCCAAAAATGGATTGAGGCAACGAATGCGATTGGTATTATTTCCAGATCCGGCAGGTATGGAGGCACTTTCGCGCACTCGGATATTGCTTTTGAATTTGCTTCCTGGGTTTCCCCTGAATTTAAGTTATACATTATAAAAGACTATAAACGGCTAAAGAACGAAGAGAACAGCCGGCTTTCTTTAAACTGGAACTTAAACAGGACCATCTCAAAGCTTAATTACCGCATTCATACCGATGCCATTAAAGAAACCATCATCCCCAAAAGTATTACGAAAGAACAGGCGGCCATTATCTATGCCCATGAAGCCGATGTATTAAATATGGCATTATTCGGCATTACCGCTAAACAATGGAGGGATCAAAATAAATCATCAAAGGGCAATATAAGAGACCTGGCAACAATAGAACAGCTATTGGTTCTGGCCAACCTGGAAAGTCTGAATGCTGAATTCATCAGGATGGGGATGCCCCAAAATGAACGGTTAATAAAGCTGAACCGAACTGCTATCTGTCAGTTAACTTCTTTACTAAAAAACAACACAACCAATCAAATAGACAAACGATAA
- the hisA gene encoding 1-(5-phosphoribosyl)-5-[(5-phosphoribosylamino)methylideneamino]imidazole-4-carboxamide isomerase — translation MDIIPAIDIIEGKAVRLSKGDYSQKKIYNEHPLEVAQQFEDTGLKRLHLVDLDGAKAGRVTNWKVLETIAGKTSLIIDFSGGISSEKDVQITFNSGAAYAAVGSMAVRKPVVFQDWLTAFGVEKFILGADVLDEKIMIKGWTEATEINIFNFLKHYRTKGLQQFFCTDISKDGLLQGSSNDLYRKILDEIEGLKLIASGGVSCIKDLEELSAIGCSGAIVGKAIYENRISLKELTHFHNK, via the coding sequence ATGGACATCATACCCGCAATAGATATTATAGAAGGCAAAGCCGTACGGCTAAGCAAAGGAGACTACAGCCAGAAAAAAATATACAACGAGCATCCCCTGGAAGTAGCGCAGCAGTTTGAGGATACCGGCTTAAAACGCTTACATCTTGTAGACCTGGACGGTGCTAAGGCCGGCCGTGTTACCAACTGGAAGGTACTGGAAACCATTGCCGGTAAAACCAGCCTCATCATCGACTTCAGCGGAGGCATCAGCAGCGAAAAGGACGTACAGATCACCTTCAATTCCGGTGCTGCTTACGCTGCCGTAGGCAGTATGGCAGTTAGGAAGCCCGTGGTGTTCCAGGATTGGCTGACCGCTTTCGGGGTTGAAAAATTCATCCTGGGCGCAGATGTGCTGGATGAAAAAATAATGATCAAAGGCTGGACAGAAGCAACAGAGATTAATATTTTTAATTTCCTTAAACATTACCGTACCAAGGGCCTGCAGCAGTTCTTTTGTACAGACATCAGTAAGGACGGCCTTTTGCAGGGCAGCTCCAATGATCTTTACAGGAAAATTCTTGACGAAATAGAAGGCTTAAAGCTCATTGCCAGCGGTGGTGTCAGCTGTATAAAAGACCTGGAAGAGCTGAGCGCCATAGGCTGCAGCGGAGCCATAGTAGGCAAGGCAATCTATGAAAACAGGATCAGCCTAAAAGAGCTGACTCATTTTCATAATAAATAG
- the hisF gene encoding imidazole glycerol phosphate synthase subunit HisF — MLAKRIIPCLDIKDGQTVKGTNFINLRHAGDPVELAMRYCTEGADELVFLDITATVDKRKTLSELVRKIATHINIPFTVGGGINSVEDVSVLMENGADKISVNTSAVKNPQLVSDLAKNFGSQCVVVAIDIKLFDGVWKVVTHGGRTATELNATEWAKEVSRLGAGEILLTSMENDGTKNGFAIDITRAISETLPIPVIASGGAGSMEHFRDVFQKGAADAALAASIFHFREIEIGTLKNYLNNNQIPVRL, encoded by the coding sequence ATGCTCGCAAAACGAATCATTCCCTGTTTAGATATCAAAGACGGGCAAACCGTAAAGGGAACCAACTTTATAAACCTGCGCCACGCGGGCGACCCGGTGGAACTGGCGATGCGCTATTGTACTGAAGGTGCTGATGAATTGGTGTTTCTTGACATTACTGCAACGGTAGATAAAAGGAAAACCCTGTCGGAACTGGTGCGCAAAATTGCTACTCACATCAATATTCCTTTTACAGTGGGCGGAGGAATTAATTCGGTGGAAGATGTATCTGTGCTTATGGAAAACGGGGCCGATAAAATATCTGTTAACACATCGGCCGTTAAAAATCCGCAGCTGGTAAGCGATCTTGCAAAAAATTTCGGCAGCCAGTGCGTAGTGGTTGCTATTGACATCAAACTATTTGATGGCGTATGGAAAGTGGTAACCCATGGGGGTAGAACAGCAACAGAGCTGAACGCCACAGAATGGGCAAAGGAAGTAAGCCGGTTAGGCGCAGGAGAAATCCTGTTAACGTCCATGGAAAATGATGGCACAAAAAACGGGTTTGCCATTGACATAACAAGGGCGATCAGCGAAACGCTCCCTATTCCGGTCATTGCTTCCGGCGGGGCCGGCTCTATGGAACATTTCCGGGATGTGTTTCAAAAAGGAGCTGCTGATGCAGCACTGGCGGCCAGTATTTTCCATTTCCGGGAAATTGAGATCGGCACATTAAAAAACTATTTAAATAACAATCAGATTCCCGTCCGGTTATAA
- the hisIE gene encoding bifunctional phosphoribosyl-AMP cyclohydrolase/phosphoribosyl-ATP diphosphatase HisIE yields the protein MISFSKYTDGLAPVIIQDAATQQVLMLGFMNEEALEKTKQEGKVTFFSRSKQRLWTKGETSSNFLLVKEILPDCDNDTLLIKADPQGPTCHTGTTSCFGTANDTFSLQQLEKVIRDRKNNPSEKSYTASLFAKGINKIAQKVGEEAVEVVIEAKDDNPGLFLGEAADLLFHYLVLLQAKGFELKDVLGVLEARHQQ from the coding sequence ATGATCAGTTTTTCAAAATATACAGATGGCCTGGCGCCGGTAATCATCCAGGACGCAGCTACGCAACAGGTGCTGATGCTGGGTTTTATGAACGAAGAAGCCCTGGAAAAAACAAAGCAGGAAGGAAAAGTAACCTTCTTCAGCCGCAGCAAACAACGCCTGTGGACAAAGGGAGAAACTTCCAGTAATTTTTTGCTGGTAAAAGAGATCTTACCGGATTGCGATAACGATACCCTGCTCATCAAAGCCGATCCGCAGGGCCCTACCTGTCATACAGGCACTACAAGTTGCTTTGGAACGGCCAATGATACTTTTTCATTACAGCAACTGGAAAAAGTGATCCGCGACCGGAAAAACAACCCATCTGAAAAATCATATACCGCTTCCTTATTTGCAAAAGGCATTAACAAGATCGCCCAGAAAGTAGGTGAAGAAGCCGTGGAAGTAGTGATCGAGGCAAAAGACGATAACCCCGGCCTGTTTTTAGGAGAAGCCGCCGACCTGCTGTTCCATTACCTGGTATTATTGCAGGCCAAGGGATTTGAGCTGAAAGATGTGCTTGGCGTACTGGAAGCAAGGCATCAGCAATAA
- a CDS encoding DUF4294 domain-containing protein, translated as MNKQHRYLIILAVVFLLPAAFENAVYAQATDTVRVPPMPSMQEIMKDWGPHDSTRVGAIWYGTDYDSFKILPYAEEQNIWVSKLPPAQLEKVKQEWSRLRNAVYVCYPYALTAAATINTINRQLQGITDKKARKAIIKSREKELKKQFADPMSNLSVYQGKVLMKLIYRQTGNDCYEIIKEFKGGFNARMYQTVAFFYGGNLKQDYDIRTNSFDRQIEDFVQEINSTWYKNPYRTR; from the coding sequence TTGAACAAACAACATCGATACCTGATCATTCTGGCAGTGGTCTTTTTGCTGCCGGCTGCTTTTGAGAACGCGGTGTATGCACAGGCAACAGACACCGTACGCGTTCCTCCTATGCCCTCTATGCAGGAGATCATGAAGGATTGGGGGCCGCATGACTCCACAAGAGTAGGGGCCATCTGGTATGGTACGGATTATGATTCCTTTAAAATATTGCCCTATGCAGAAGAGCAGAATATATGGGTATCCAAATTGCCGCCGGCCCAACTGGAAAAAGTAAAGCAGGAATGGAGCCGGCTGCGCAATGCAGTATATGTCTGCTACCCCTATGCGTTAACAGCAGCAGCCACTATTAATACCATAAACAGGCAACTACAGGGCATCACAGATAAAAAAGCACGAAAAGCCATTATCAAATCAAGGGAAAAGGAGCTGAAAAAGCAATTTGCTGACCCCATGAGCAACCTTTCCGTGTACCAGGGAAAAGTATTAATGAAGCTGATCTACCGGCAAACAGGAAATGATTGCTATGAGATCATTAAGGAGTTTAAAGGAGGATTTAATGCCCGGATGTACCAGACGGTGGCCTTTTTTTACGGCGGCAACCTGAAACAGGATTATGATATCCGGACGAACAGCTTTGACCGCCAGATTGAGGATTTTGTACAGGAGATCAACAGCACCTGGTATAAGAATCCTTACAGGACCCGGTAA
- a CDS encoding serine hydrolase, giving the protein MNSTFKIIFFLGIILSQLVVNAQHPMQAVNQQIRDSISRSGASIAVAFKDLQTGNTLYINEKKTYHAASTMKFPVLIELYKQAAENRYSLTDSLVLNNSFKSIADSSRYSLNDSDDTETGLYRKLGRKIAIKDLAYLMITKSSNLATNTLIQLVRPAGIMQTLRQLGANDTRVLRGVEDQKAYDKGLNNTTTAFDLALLYEQLAKKELVSEKADQSMIKILMDQQLNEVIPALLPENVKVAHKTGNIEGLQHDSGIVFLPDGRKYVLVLLSTFRPDQTRDAISTLAHISKLIYDAETAQKD; this is encoded by the coding sequence ATGAACAGCACGTTCAAAATTATTTTCTTTTTGGGCATTATCCTTAGTCAACTGGTGGTGAACGCTCAACATCCGATGCAGGCGGTCAATCAGCAAATCAGAGACTCCATTAGCCGGTCAGGAGCCAGTATTGCAGTAGCATTTAAAGACCTGCAAACCGGCAACACTCTATACATTAATGAAAAAAAAACGTATCATGCGGCCAGCACTATGAAGTTCCCGGTACTGATTGAGCTGTACAAACAAGCAGCAGAAAATCGTTACTCGCTTACAGACTCGCTTGTGCTCAATAATTCCTTTAAAAGCATTGCAGACAGCAGCAGGTATTCCCTCAACGACTCTGATGATACAGAAACCGGCCTTTACAGGAAGCTGGGCCGGAAGATCGCTATTAAAGACCTGGCTTACCTGATGATTACCAAAAGCAGTAACCTGGCCACCAATACCTTAATACAACTGGTCCGACCGGCCGGCATTATGCAGACCCTGAGGCAACTGGGCGCTAATGATACCCGTGTGTTAAGAGGCGTAGAGGATCAGAAAGCCTATGACAAAGGTTTAAACAACACAACCACGGCCTTTGACCTTGCCTTATTATATGAGCAACTGGCTAAAAAAGAACTGGTTAGCGAAAAAGCGGATCAGTCAATGATCAAAATTCTTATGGATCAGCAACTGAATGAGGTCATTCCCGCGCTGCTGCCGGAAAACGTAAAAGTAGCGCACAAAACCGGAAATATTGAAGGATTACAGCATGATTCCGGTATTGTTTTCCTGCCGGACGGAAGAAAATATGTGCTGGTCTTATTGTCTACATTCCGCCCGGATCAGACCCGGGATGCCATCAGTACCCTGGCCCATATTTCAAAACTGATTTACGATGCTGAAACAGCGCAAAAAGATTGA
- a CDS encoding DUF2723 domain-containing protein, with the protein MNFKKVNNLTGWVVFIIATFTYATTREARGSLWDCGEFVSTAYKMQMAHPPGAPMFSILGRFFILLFGDNAMTAANAVNFMSALMSSATILFLFWSITHFARKMFGKTGNELTGPQIFTVMTAGVVGALAYTFTDSFWYSAVEGEVYASSSFFTALVFWCMLKWEHADELAGTDEYARARADRWIVFLFFMMGLSIGVHLLNLLTIPAIVMIYFYRRYRATVKSGIVAFLAGCLITGIVQLAVIQYSMKAAGLFDIFFVNSFGMPFFSGFTIYFILIAALIAWGLRFKPNVSRTTILIWTALLFTLAFLPFAFGSTMAALKIILLLIIGAVLGYFIRPTALKILKLFLWCFSFMMLGYFMYFTNMIRSSANPAIDMNNVDNPINLVYYLSREQYGTQPLLYGAHYAAEPDYDENGSPFEQEEMKYVKGENKYIPIGRDQSVRYKSSDKQLFVRVWDSSNDQGHKDFYADWLGLAKPDPNTGQGAYGAPTYGDNINWFISYQTSWMYMRYFMWNFAGKQNDLQGYGNKRDGNWISGISIMDNARLGDQSQLPDSIKNNKAHNTFYMLPFVLGIIGFIYQYLKNRKDWVVTFLLFFFTGMAIVLYLNQPGNQPRERDYAYVGSFYAFAIWIGLAVVAFLRNALEPEDKEGFQKLLIYGGSATFLITALSSISSSFSGVIIASLVATVIYIAVLYVFTFIIRAVSAKGANIKMSNVATAVLCLIVPVLMAQQEWNDHDRSKKTLAPDLAKDYLESCAPNAILFTFGDNDTYPLWYAQEVENVRPDIRIINTSLLGIDWYINQLRYKINDADSVDVILTPEQIEGHNREYLRFTQPQPGQNIDPNNFYPLYNVIKTVVGARAEDPDTKRDVGSNYLPIRRFFVPVDKNLVLKNGTATAADSVLAQVPFEIPQGTSGIQRNDLIMLSIIASNQWKRPIYFTAPYGNLGFGQYLRKDGLSYRLVPFVTKTPQANWITDQVYRQLRAGGTSIRDNNLDAISKNLLTKYEFGGANKPGVYFDQENRRHLLNIRGIFAEAAGNLADAGRKEEAVKLLDKVEAGILTENLPYAMVSQFNQHDQIGLMLAEAYYKAGKLEQARKVITAVKKDVADQRKYYNYLKTEKPDYYQGLQQTDDPLNEIAGAAADAIEQHYDPLKKGEPGHVQELPGGTAPAKAADSGKAAPTKDSGKK; encoded by the coding sequence ATGAACTTCAAAAAAGTAAACAACCTTACCGGATGGGTGGTCTTTATTATTGCCACTTTTACTTATGCTACAACCCGTGAAGCCCGGGGTTCCCTCTGGGATTGCGGGGAATTTGTATCCACTGCTTATAAAATGCAAATGGCGCACCCGCCGGGCGCACCTATGTTCAGCATTCTAGGGCGCTTTTTTATTTTACTTTTTGGAGATAACGCAATGACCGCAGCCAACGCGGTCAACTTTATGAGCGCGCTCATGAGCAGCGCTACCATTCTTTTCCTCTTCTGGTCCATTACTCATTTTGCGCGCAAAATGTTCGGGAAAACCGGCAATGAACTTACCGGGCCGCAAATCTTTACCGTAATGACAGCCGGTGTTGTGGGGGCTTTGGCCTATACCTTTACGGACTCTTTCTGGTACAGCGCCGTGGAAGGAGAAGTATACGCAAGCTCTTCTTTTTTTACAGCACTGGTATTCTGGTGCATGCTGAAATGGGAACATGCTGATGAACTGGCAGGCACCGATGAATATGCAAGAGCGCGTGCCGATCGCTGGATCGTATTTCTGTTCTTTATGATGGGGCTATCCATTGGTGTGCACCTGCTCAACCTGCTGACCATTCCCGCCATCGTAATGATCTATTTCTACCGCCGCTACCGGGCCACTGTAAAAAGCGGTATTGTTGCTTTTTTGGCAGGCTGTCTGATCACGGGCATTGTGCAGCTGGCTGTTATCCAGTACAGCATGAAAGCTGCAGGGCTGTTTGATATTTTCTTTGTGAACAGCTTCGGAATGCCTTTCTTCTCCGGCTTTACCATCTATTTTATTTTAATAGCAGCGCTCATAGCCTGGGGCCTCCGCTTTAAACCCAACGTTTCCAGAACAACGATCCTGATATGGACAGCCTTGCTGTTTACCCTGGCCTTTTTGCCCTTTGCGTTTGGAAGCACCATGGCCGCACTTAAGATCATCTTACTGCTGATCATCGGTGCCGTTTTGGGTTACTTCATCAGGCCAACCGCCTTAAAGATCCTGAAACTGTTCCTGTGGTGCTTTTCGTTTATGATGCTGGGTTATTTCATGTATTTCACCAATATGATCCGGAGCTCAGCGAACCCGGCTATTGACATGAACAATGTAGATAACCCTATCAACCTTGTTTATTACCTCAGCCGTGAGCAATACGGCACACAGCCATTATTATACGGCGCGCATTATGCAGCAGAACCCGACTATGACGAAAATGGAAGCCCCTTTGAGCAGGAGGAAATGAAATATGTAAAAGGCGAAAACAAATACATTCCTATCGGAAGAGACCAATCAGTTCGTTATAAAAGCTCAGACAAGCAGTTATTTGTCCGCGTTTGGGACTCCAGTAATGACCAGGGGCACAAGGATTTCTATGCAGATTGGTTAGGACTGGCCAAACCGGATCCCAATACCGGTCAGGGCGCTTATGGGGCTCCTACCTATGGAGACAATATTAACTGGTTCATCAGTTATCAGACCAGCTGGATGTACATGCGCTATTTTATGTGGAATTTTGCCGGCAAGCAGAATGACCTGCAGGGATACGGCAATAAAAGAGATGGTAACTGGATCTCCGGCATCTCTATTATGGACAATGCCCGCCTGGGCGATCAAAGCCAGCTGCCGGACAGCATCAAGAACAATAAAGCGCATAATACCTTTTATATGCTGCCATTTGTTCTGGGTATTATCGGTTTCATTTATCAATACCTCAAAAACCGGAAAGACTGGGTAGTTACCTTCCTGCTCTTTTTCTTTACTGGTATGGCCATCGTTCTTTACCTGAACCAGCCGGGCAATCAGCCCCGTGAGCGGGATTATGCCTATGTAGGTTCTTTTTACGCTTTTGCCATCTGGATAGGCCTGGCCGTTGTAGCGTTCCTCAGGAATGCATTAGAGCCGGAAGATAAAGAAGGGTTCCAGAAGCTGTTGATTTACGGTGGATCTGCAACGTTCCTTATTACAGCGCTCAGCAGCATTTCCAGTTCCTTCTCCGGTGTCATTATTGCCAGCCTGGTTGCTACGGTAATTTACATAGCAGTACTCTATGTATTCACATTTATTATAAGAGCTGTTTCTGCCAAAGGCGCCAATATAAAAATGTCCAATGTGGCCACAGCGGTACTGTGCCTTATTGTGCCGGTGCTGATGGCGCAGCAGGAATGGAATGACCATGACCGCAGCAAGAAAACACTGGCCCCGGACCTGGCAAAAGATTATCTGGAAAGTTGTGCGCCCAATGCCATCCTGTTTACTTTTGGCGATAATGATACCTATCCCCTTTGGTATGCCCAGGAAGTGGAAAATGTACGCCCGGATATCCGCATTATCAACACCAGTTTACTGGGCATTGACTGGTACATCAACCAGCTCCGGTACAAGATCAATGATGCAGATTCTGTAGACGTTATTCTAACCCCGGAACAAATTGAGGGGCATAACCGGGAGTATCTCCGTTTTACCCAGCCACAGCCGGGACAGAATATAGACCCTAATAATTTCTATCCGTTATACAATGTTATAAAAACGGTGGTGGGCGCAAGGGCCGAAGATCCGGATACAAAACGCGATGTGGGCTCCAACTACCTTCCCATCAGGCGGTTCTTTGTTCCTGTAGATAAAAACCTTGTACTAAAGAACGGAACTGCCACCGCTGCAGACAGTGTATTGGCACAGGTTCCTTTTGAGATCCCGCAGGGAACATCGGGCATTCAGCGGAACGATCTCATTATGCTCAGCATTATTGCATCCAACCAATGGAAACGGCCTATTTACTTTACAGCCCCATACGGCAATTTAGGATTTGGTCAATACCTGCGTAAAGACGGTTTGTCGTATCGCCTTGTTCCGTTTGTAACCAAAACGCCACAGGCAAACTGGATCACCGACCAGGTGTACCGCCAGTTGCGTGCAGGAGGCACTTCTATACGGGATAATAACCTGGATGCGATCAGTAAGAACCTGCTGACCAAATATGAGTTTGGAGGCGCCAACAAGCCCGGCGTTTATTTTGACCAGGAAAACAGAAGGCACCTGCTGAACATACGGGGTATTTTTGCAGAAGCAGCAGGTAACCTTGCAGATGCCGGCAGAAAAGAGGAGGCCGTTAAGCTACTGGATAAGGTAGAAGCGGGCATCCTGACGGAGAACCTGCCCTATGCAATGGTCAGTCAGTTCAATCAGCATGATCAGATCGGACTGATGCTGGCAGAAGCCTATTACAAGGCAGGCAAGCTGGAACAGGCTCGTAAGGTGATTACTGCCGTTAAAAAAGACGTGGCCGACCAGCGCAAATATTATAACTATCTGAAAACGGAAAAACCGGATTATTACCAGGGCTTACAGCAGACCGACGATCCGTTAAATGAAATTGCGGGCGCAGCAGCAGATGCTATTGAACAGCATTATGACCCGCTGAAGAAAGGCGAGCCTGGTCATGTACAGGAGCTGCCCGGCGGCACGGCTCCGGCTAAAGCGGCTGATAGCGGCAAAGCTGCTCCGACAAAAGATTCCGGTAAAAAATGA
- a CDS encoding vWA domain-containing protein, translating into MRGFQFSKFDANSQGKTPFEKMLDIFMQLLTYTSGDVAEALQWLNELDKEYRLGTEDYGIGDFIEDLKQKGYITEDQLKGEIKITPKTEQGIRKKSLEEIFGKLKKAGKGEHSTFKPGQGDEINPETRPFRFGDMLEQIDFTESIRNAQINHGIDGFNMQENDLSIRESDFKTQTSTVLMIDISHSMILYGEDRITPAKKVAMALSELITTRYPKDTLDIVVFGNDAWPVEIKDLPYLQVGPYHTNTVAGLELAMDILRRRKNPNKQIFMITDGKPTCLKIGKRYYKNSFGLDRKVINRCMNLAASCKKLKIPITTFMIATDPYLQRFVQEFTEMNHGKAYFASLDNLGAFIFKDFESGKNKTVY; encoded by the coding sequence ATGAGAGGGTTTCAGTTTTCAAAATTTGATGCAAACAGCCAGGGCAAAACGCCCTTTGAAAAAATGCTGGACATCTTTATGCAGTTGCTCACCTATACCAGCGGCGATGTGGCGGAAGCCCTGCAATGGTTAAATGAGCTGGATAAAGAATACCGGTTGGGGACGGAAGATTATGGCATAGGCGATTTTATAGAAGATCTGAAACAAAAGGGCTATATAACGGAAGACCAACTGAAAGGCGAAATAAAGATTACGCCCAAAACAGAACAGGGCATCCGTAAAAAAAGCCTGGAGGAAATTTTCGGGAAACTGAAAAAAGCAGGGAAAGGAGAGCACAGCACCTTTAAGCCCGGTCAGGGAGATGAGATCAACCCCGAAACCCGCCCCTTCCGGTTTGGAGATATGCTGGAACAGATCGATTTTACTGAATCCATCCGAAATGCGCAGATCAACCATGGTATTGACGGTTTCAATATGCAGGAGAATGACCTGAGCATCCGTGAATCCGATTTTAAGACCCAAACCTCAACCGTCTTAATGATCGACATTTCCCACTCTATGATCCTTTACGGGGAAGACCGCATTACTCCCGCCAAAAAAGTAGCCATGGCCCTGAGTGAGCTCATTACAACCCGTTACCCCAAAGACACATTAGATATTGTAGTATTTGGGAATGATGCCTGGCCGGTGGAGATCAAAGACCTGCCTTATTTACAGGTAGGGCCGTATCATACCAATACGGTAGCAGGGCTGGAGCTGGCAATGGATATTTTGCGGAGAAGGAAAAACCCGAACAAGCAGATCTTTATGATCACAGACGGCAAGCCTACCTGTTTAAAAATTGGCAAACGGTATTATAAGAACAGTTTCGGGCTGGATCGGAAAGTGATCAACCGCTGTATGAACCTGGCCGCATCCTGTAAAAAATTAAAGATCCCCATCACAACATTTATGATCGCTACAGATCCCTACCTGCAGCGCTTTGTTCAGGAATTTACAGAAATGAATCACGGAAAAGCCTATTTTGCCTCTTTAGATAATCTGGGGGCATTTATCTTTAAAGATTTCGAAAGCGGCAAGAACAAGACGGTTTATTAA
- a CDS encoding GxxExxY protein: MYQLTEKEQHLCKEIVDCIFRVHTSLSPGLPEKIYEVCICDELEKKGINYLRQAYLSISYDGLLFDEELRMDIFIEDLIICELKAVDIVNPCLGDTNPQSFKINR, encoded by the coding sequence ATGTATCAGCTCACCGAAAAAGAACAGCACCTTTGCAAAGAAATTGTTGACTGTATATTTAGAGTACATACATCGCTTAGCCCGGGATTACCGGAGAAAATTTATGAAGTGTGTATCTGTGATGAGTTGGAAAAAAAAGGAATTAATTATTTACGCCAGGCATATCTGTCCATATCTTACGATGGGCTTCTATTTGATGAAGAATTAAGGATGGATATTTTTATAGAAGACCTCATAATCTGCGAACTAAAAGCAGTTGATATTGTTAACCCCTGTCTGGGAGACACAAATCCCCAGTCATTTAAAATTAACAGGTAA
- a CDS encoding GxxExxY protein: MLTPVWETQIPSHLKLTGKHVGFLINFNVAKIKHGIRRYCLE, encoded by the coding sequence TTGTTAACCCCTGTCTGGGAGACACAAATCCCCAGTCATTTAAAATTAACAGGTAAGCATGTTGGTTTTCTTATTAATTTCAACGTTGCAAAAATAAAACATGGAATCAGGCGATATTGTCTTGAATAA